In Alistipes ihumii AP11, a genomic segment contains:
- a CDS encoding 4Fe-4S dicluster domain-containing protein, whose translation MGKYFDMLMEDVRMQEGLTACMNCGICTGVCPAAEFYCYDPRQIVNTVQTRDDDAIEKLLRSDTIWYCGECMSCRPRCPRGNTPAYVIQSLRSLSQRLGFFTDSEKGRQQFALKRTIGQNILSSGYCVRPEFVDPDLHPEQGPVWKWVYDHAKDVFERFGDNYGQTGPGACRKIDEQSMEELHSIFRETGGSAFFENIERRSDEKAREMGFEGADDAYFRSVFTANSGEHGGK comes from the coding sequence ATGGGGAAATATTTCGATATGCTGATGGAAGACGTTCGCATGCAGGAGGGTCTGACGGCCTGCATGAACTGCGGCATCTGCACGGGCGTCTGTCCTGCGGCGGAGTTCTACTGCTACGATCCGCGCCAGATCGTCAATACGGTCCAGACGCGCGACGACGATGCGATCGAGAAACTGCTCCGCAGCGACACGATCTGGTACTGCGGCGAGTGCATGTCGTGCCGCCCCCGCTGTCCGCGCGGCAATACGCCGGCTTACGTGATCCAGTCGCTCCGCTCGCTGTCGCAGCGGCTCGGCTTCTTCACCGACTCGGAGAAGGGACGGCAGCAGTTCGCGCTGAAGCGGACGATCGGGCAGAACATCCTGAGTTCGGGCTATTGCGTGAGGCCCGAGTTCGTCGATCCGGACCTGCACCCCGAGCAAGGGCCCGTATGGAAGTGGGTATACGACCACGCGAAGGACGTCTTCGAGCGTTTCGGCGACAATTACGGCCAAACCGGCCCCGGGGCCTGCCGCAAGATCGACGAGCAAAGCATGGAGGAGCTGCACAGCATATTCCGCGAAACCGGCGGCTCGGCTTTCTTCGAGAATATCGAGCGGCGCTCCGACGAGAAAGCGCGCGAGATGGGCTTCGAGGGAGCCGACGACGCCTATTTCCGATCCGTATTCACCGCCAACAGCGGAGAGCACGGCGGAAAATAG
- a CDS encoding amidohydrolase family protein, protein METARKLSAHLILTPQGWLQDGILSFDAEGRLLRIERTDRIDAQQNVEFYNGALVPGFVNAHCHLELSYLKGRIARGGGLAAFADAIASERGKTSPEERAAAAAYWDCRMFRDGVTAVGDICNGTSTFPLKRKSPVHYHNFVECFGLRAQDFTPMRTVLRECTGSGLEGSLTPHSTYSLQDAPFRAVAAESHRLSVHFMESRSEAELYRARGPLHERNLRERVTIDFAGYGSPARRILDSVPPDRPLLLVHGTFASQQEIESLAERFGDRLSWVLCPRSNDYIEGARPPVETLRRAGVRIALGTDSLSSNETLSIVEELKMLRSVPLDEALRWATLGGAEALGIDSWAGSFVPGKRPGAVLLGGIDFRTTTLRDDAFSRRIL, encoded by the coding sequence ATGGAAACGGCGAGGAAACTATCGGCGCACTTGATCCTGACTCCTCAGGGCTGGCTGCAGGACGGGATACTCTCGTTCGACGCTGAGGGACGCCTGCTGCGCATCGAGCGGACGGACCGGATCGATGCGCAGCAGAACGTGGAGTTCTATAACGGAGCCCTGGTTCCGGGCTTCGTCAACGCGCACTGCCATTTGGAACTGAGCTATCTGAAAGGCCGGATCGCGCGGGGCGGCGGACTGGCCGCGTTCGCCGACGCGATCGCGTCGGAGCGGGGGAAGACCTCTCCCGAGGAACGGGCGGCCGCGGCCGCCTACTGGGACTGCCGGATGTTCCGCGACGGCGTGACGGCCGTCGGCGACATCTGCAACGGCACCTCGACTTTTCCGCTGAAGCGGAAAAGCCCCGTCCACTACCATAACTTCGTCGAGTGCTTCGGACTGCGAGCGCAGGATTTCACACCGATGCGAACCGTGCTCCGCGAGTGCACCGGCTCCGGACTCGAAGGCAGCCTGACGCCCCATTCCACCTACTCGCTTCAGGACGCTCCGTTCCGGGCCGTCGCCGCCGAAAGCCACAGGTTGTCGGTCCATTTTATGGAAAGCCGCTCCGAAGCGGAGTTGTATCGGGCCCGGGGACCTCTGCACGAGCGCAACCTCCGCGAGCGCGTAACGATCGATTTCGCCGGATACGGCTCGCCCGCAAGGCGGATTCTCGACTCGGTGCCGCCGGACAGGCCGCTGCTGCTGGTGCACGGCACGTTCGCCTCGCAGCAAGAGATCGAGTCGCTCGCCGAGCGGTTCGGCGACCGGCTGAGCTGGGTGCTGTGCCCCCGGTCGAACGACTATATCGAGGGAGCCCGGCCTCCGGTCGAGACCCTGCGGCGCGCAGGGGTCCGAATCGCTCTGGGAACCGACAGTCTGTCGTCGAACGAAACGCTGTCGATCGTCGAGGAGCTGAAGATGCTCCGCAGCGTACCGCTCGACGAGGCCCTGCGCTGGGCAACGCTGGGAGGAGCCGAGGCCCTCGGCATCGACTCGTGGGCAGGGAGCTTCGTTCCGGGCAAACGGCCGGGAGCCGTCCTGCTCGGCGGCATCGACTTCCGTACGACGACCCTGCGCGACGATGCGTTCAGCCGCCGCATTCTCTGA
- a CDS encoding DUF4296 domain-containing protein, whose product MTRRLLILILALASCACNRSRNIPDDELVAITRDIFLSNAFRESLLSGIPMTDSVDIYTPIFEKYGYEPEDFNYTVRNLSKRKSVRFTDIIDEVTASLAREDSLLQKRVALLDTIDRRIDERYRQTVYEDSSRRVVRTGDLEHPDIALPVRPGRYRVEFSALLDSSDRNGSVQYAQHTVDSAGRRSNFHYRRYPKGTRKRETVEISLDDPKITELHIILAKLSGKDKERKTVSLRIDSLQVVYYPPRKESYDSVRLEALGFDARTFGLLLQNETLYDHGNGEETIGALDPDSSGLAAGRDTLVRR is encoded by the coding sequence ATGACAAGACGTCTGCTGATTCTGATTCTGGCGCTCGCGTCGTGCGCGTGCAACCGCTCGCGCAACATTCCGGACGACGAACTCGTGGCCATTACGCGCGACATTTTCCTGTCGAACGCCTTCCGCGAGTCGCTGCTCAGCGGCATTCCGATGACCGACAGCGTCGACATCTATACCCCGATTTTCGAGAAATACGGCTACGAGCCGGAAGATTTCAACTACACGGTCAGAAACCTCTCTAAGCGCAAGAGCGTCCGCTTCACCGACATCATCGACGAGGTGACCGCATCCCTCGCGCGCGAAGACTCTCTGCTGCAGAAAAGAGTCGCGCTGCTCGACACGATCGACCGGCGAATCGACGAGCGATACCGGCAGACGGTCTACGAAGACTCTTCGCGCCGCGTCGTACGGACCGGCGATCTGGAGCATCCCGACATCGCTCTGCCCGTCCGTCCGGGACGCTACCGGGTGGAGTTCTCCGCGTTGCTCGACTCGTCGGACCGGAACGGTTCCGTACAATACGCCCAGCACACGGTCGATTCGGCAGGTCGGCGGAGCAATTTCCACTATCGCCGCTATCCCAAGGGAACCCGCAAGCGCGAAACGGTCGAGATCAGCCTGGACGACCCGAAGATCACGGAACTCCACATCATTCTGGCCAAGCTCAGTGGCAAGGACAAAGAACGAAAAACCGTCTCGTTGCGGATCGACTCGCTGCAAGTCGTCTACTATCCGCCCCGCAAAGAAAGCTACGACTCGGTCCGGCTCGAGGCGCTCGGATTCGATGCCCGGACGTTCGGGCTTCTGCTGCAAAACGAAACGCTCTACGATCATGGAAACGGCGAGGAAACTATCGGCGCACTTGATCCTGACTCCTCAGGGCTGGCTGCAGGACGGGATACTCTCGTTCGACGCTGA
- a CDS encoding ABC transporter permease: protein MPRLPLFFARRYLFSRKSHSVINIISGVSAFSVAVPVIAMVVLLSVFNGFEGLIKTMYRSFDPDLAIMPARGQVFATDSVPRDELLRIDGVREVSYSLDGNALLEYRGHQFFGMIRGVDSLYAEVVPVDSMTVEGQYRLRFGDMPEAFVGQGVASALGVRTGLSSPITVYVPRRGRVSPLLPYSFYRQQPVFPSGVFALEAEIDGEYVFVPLDFAQRLFDYSGRASAAAVRLAEGASAARVKEAVAERLGDDFRVLTRYEQKESFYRIMTYEKWGIYFIILLVLLVASFSLIGSLAMLIIDKRKDMRTLMTLGADVPLLRKIFVSEGMMVYLLGAAGGLVLGLALALGQQHFGWLKLSGQTFLLDAYPVEVHAADLVWITLTFVVMSYLISSLTVRTMIPRREIKMEENV from the coding sequence ATGCCCCGTCTTCCGCTGTTTTTCGCCCGTCGGTATCTTTTCTCGAGGAAATCGCACTCGGTCATCAACATCATTTCCGGAGTCAGCGCCTTCTCGGTCGCCGTTCCGGTAATAGCTATGGTGGTCCTGCTCTCGGTGTTCAACGGCTTCGAGGGATTGATCAAAACGATGTACCGCAGTTTCGACCCCGATCTGGCGATCATGCCCGCGCGAGGTCAGGTCTTCGCGACCGATTCGGTGCCGCGCGACGAGCTGCTCCGCATCGACGGAGTGCGCGAGGTATCCTATTCGCTGGACGGGAACGCGCTGCTGGAATACCGGGGGCATCAGTTTTTCGGCATGATCCGCGGCGTCGACTCGCTCTACGCCGAAGTCGTACCGGTCGACAGCATGACGGTCGAGGGACAGTACAGGCTCCGCTTCGGCGACATGCCCGAGGCGTTCGTCGGGCAGGGCGTCGCCTCGGCGCTCGGCGTGCGCACCGGGCTCAGCAGTCCGATCACCGTTTACGTACCGCGCCGGGGACGAGTGTCGCCGCTGCTGCCGTACAGCTTTTACCGGCAGCAACCGGTTTTTCCTTCGGGCGTGTTCGCGCTCGAGGCCGAGATCGACGGAGAGTACGTGTTCGTCCCGCTCGATTTCGCGCAACGGCTGTTCGACTATTCCGGCCGGGCCTCGGCAGCGGCCGTCCGCCTCGCGGAAGGAGCCTCCGCCGCCCGGGTGAAGGAAGCCGTCGCGGAGCGTCTGGGCGACGATTTCCGCGTGCTGACGCGCTACGAGCAGAAAGAGTCGTTCTACCGGATCATGACCTACGAGAAATGGGGCATTTATTTCATCATCCTGCTGGTGCTCCTCGTCGCCTCGTTCTCGCTGATCGGCTCGCTCGCCATGCTGATCATAGACAAGCGCAAGGACATGCGCACGCTGATGACACTCGGCGCCGACGTACCGCTGCTGAGAAAGATCTTCGTCTCGGAAGGCATGATGGTCTATCTGCTCGGTGCGGCAGGAGGACTGGTGCTCGGACTGGCATTGGCGCTCGGGCAGCAGCATTTCGGATGGCTGAAGCTTTCCGGGCAGACTTTCCTGCTGGATGCCTATCCGGTCGAAGTGCACGCCGCCGATCTGGTTTGGATCACGCTCACGTTCGTCGTGATGAGCTATCTGATCTCGTCGCTGACGGTCCGCACGATGATTCCCCGGCGAGAAATTAAAATGGAGGAGAACGTATGA
- the rbfA gene encoding 30S ribosome-binding factor RbfA — translation MSNETESTRQQKVARQIQRDIGDIFSKEAASLLCGAMVSVTLVRMSPDLELAKVYLSVFPFEKHAAVMESLEKNNWLVRKALGTRVKHQLRHVPELVFRVDDSLEYISTIDKLLKE, via the coding sequence ATGAGCAATGAAACAGAATCGACGCGGCAGCAGAAAGTCGCGCGCCAAATTCAGCGGGATATCGGCGACATATTCTCCAAGGAAGCGGCCTCGCTGCTGTGCGGAGCCATGGTATCGGTAACGCTCGTGCGGATGAGTCCCGATCTGGAACTGGCCAAGGTGTACCTGAGCGTCTTCCCGTTCGAGAAGCATGCGGCCGTCATGGAGTCGCTCGAAAAGAACAACTGGCTCGTGCGCAAGGCGCTCGGCACGAGAGTCAAGCATCAGCTGAGGCATGTGCCCGAACTGGTCTTCCGTGTCGACGACTCGCTCGAATATATCAGCACGATCGACAAGCTGCTGAAAGAATAA